A window of Rattus norvegicus strain BN/NHsdMcwi chromosome 14, GRCr8, whole genome shotgun sequence contains these coding sequences:
- the Rpl32l5 gene encoding large ribosomal subunit protein eL32-like, which translates to MAALQPLVKLKIVKKRTKKFIRHQSDRYVKIKRNWRKPRGIDNRVRRRFKGQILKPNIGYGSNKKTKHMLPSGFRKFLVHNVKELEVLLMCNKSYCAEIAHNVSSKNRKAIVERAAQLAIRVTNLNARLRSAENE; encoded by the coding sequence ATGGCTGCCCTTCAGCCTCTGGTGAAGCTCAAGATCGTCAAAAAGAGGACCAAAAAGTTCATCAGGCACCAGTCGGACCGATATGTGAAAATTAAGCGAAACTGGCGGAAACCCAGAGGCATCGACAACAGGGTGCGGAGAAGATTCAAGGGCCAGATCCTGAAGCCCAACATTGGTTACGGGAGTAACAAGAAAACCAAGCACATGCTGCCTAGCGGCTTCCGGAAGTTTCTGGTCCACAATGTCAAGGAGCTGGAAGTGCTGCTGATGTGCAACAAATCTTACTGTGCTGAGATTGCTCACAATGTGTCCTCTAAGAACCGAAAAGCCATCGTAGAAAGAGCAGCACAGCTGGCCATCAGAGTCACCAATCTCAACGCCAGGCTACGCAGCGCAGAGAATGAATAG